A stretch of Eleutherodactylus coqui strain aEleCoq1 chromosome 2, aEleCoq1.hap1, whole genome shotgun sequence DNA encodes these proteins:
- the LOC136610387 gene encoding olfactory receptor 11L1-like has protein sequence MYFFISQLSFSDILLSTDIVPNMLYILLNNGGTITFIGCFTQLYFFGLSEAFECFLLTVMSYDRYVAICNPLRYTSIMTMGHCEKLVTTCWSLVILISIMDTITPSTLTFCGPNIIDHFFCDLIPLLDISCSDIIIVQLQNSFLSIPLLIIPIIVIVGCYVNIIASILKIQSNISRQKAFSTCSSHLIVVSIFYCSLFAVYFFPTKEQTSTISKVLSLLYTVFTPLINPIIYSLRNKDIKKAVQETLHKCTPK, from the coding sequence atgtacttcttcatctCACAACTGTCCTTCAGTGACATCCTGTTATCTACAGATATTGTCCCCAACATGCTCTACATCCTACTGAATAATGGGGGGACCATTACTTTTATTGGCTGTTTCACTCAGCTCTATTTCTTTGGTCTCTCGGAAGCATTTGAATGTTTTCTCCTCACAGTGATGTCTTATGATAGATATGTGGCCATCTGTAATCCCCTTCGCTACACCTCCATCATGACAATGGGTCATTGTGAGAAGTTGGTCACCACCTGCTGGTCATTGGTCATCTTAATTTCAATCATGGACACCATAACACCATCAACTTTAACATTTTGTGGACCAAATATCATTGACCATTTCTTCTGTGATCTTATTCCTCTACTTGACATTTCATGTTCTGACATCATCATTGTCCAACTTCAAAACTCCTTCCTGAGCATTCCACTACTTATCATCCCAATCATAGTAATCGTAGGGTGCTATGTTAACATTATAGCTTCCATCTTGAAGATCCAATCCAATATCAGTAGACagaaagccttctccacctgcagCTCCCACCTCATTGTGGTCTCCATATTCTACTGCTCTTTGTTCGCCGTTTATTTCTTTCCAACCAAAGAGCAAACCTCAACCATCAGTAAAGTCCTATCACTGCTATATACAGTGTTTACTCCATTGATCAACCCCATTATATACAGTCTGAgaaataaagacattaaaaaggCCGTACAGGAAACACTTCATAAATGTACACCCAAGTAG